From Argopecten irradians isolate NY chromosome 2, Ai_NY, whole genome shotgun sequence, the proteins below share one genomic window:
- the LOC138315171 gene encoding sorting nexin-16-like, with amino-acid sequence MGDQATKVVHPDDGSAVPSKDQDVATPPGVGEDEGMPCDSGYADNMSESKISLTSNSTDVSIPASVESDLDSVSVSLQSPRPSDQITSTPLTSVTLDHTRMAAHLKRAFSRSHSRNDQSDSGTHRVTGMNEEINVPIVGFEVMEERSKFTVFKIQVKVSPTNSWFVFRRFSDFVHLNEKLKKLFPGLRLALPPKRWFRDNFDRNFLEDRMLGLQAFADNVTGHQDIKKSQPVREFFCLDEPPGPHDSLEESRAHCEELEDTVYSLKKEMADRDSEISLLTDELTLYKKQVEMLSKALREKNASHQSLDSAGCGDASSSGGSEADVSEVKGHTSTSSKIASSRNGSVASLTKPRSVSMET; translated from the exons ATGGGTGATCAGGCAACCAAGGTTGTTCACCCTGATGATGGATCAGCGGTGCCCTCAAAAGACCAGGATGTAGCGACGCCACCTGGTGTTGGAGAAGATGAGGGTATGCCGTGTGACAGTGGGTACGCGGACAATATGTCTGAGTCTAAGATTTCCCTGACCAGTAACAGCACTGACGTCAGTATCCCTGCCTCGGTTGAGTCTGACTTGGATAGTGTGTCTGTGTCGTTACAGTCTCCTCGCCCTTCAGACCAGATTACCAGTACCCCTCTCACCAGTGTAACCCTCGACCATACACGCATGGCTGCCCACTTAAAGAGGGCATTCTCAAGGTCTCACAGTCGGAATGACCAGTCCGACTCTGGTACTCACAGGGTGACAGGCATGAATGAGGAAATCAACGTCCCCATCGTAGGTTTTGAGGTCATGGAGGAAAGGTCAAAATTTACA GTGTTCAAGATCCAAGTGAAGGTATCTCCAACAAACAGCTGGTTTGTGTTCCGGCGATTCTCCGACTTCGTACATCTTAACGAGAAG CTAAAGAAATTATTCCCAGGGCTACGATTAGCTCTTCCACCAAAGCGATGGTTCAGAGATAACTTTGACAGGAACTTCCTGGAAGACAGGATGCTGGGATTGCAAGCGTTTGCCGACAATGTCACTGGTCATCAAGACATCAAAAAGAG TCAGCCAGTGAGAGAGTTTTTTTGTCTAGATGAGCCCCCCGGACCACATGATAGTTTGGAGGAGAGCAGG GCTCATTGTGAGGAGTTGGAAGATACTGTGTACAGTCTGAAGAAAGAAATGGCTGACAGAGATTCCGAGATCTCTCTCCTCACTGATGAACTCACGCTTTACAAGAAGCAAGTGGAAATGCTCTCTAAGGCTCTAAG AGAAAAGAATGCTAGTCACCAAAGTCTTGACTCGGCTGGCTGTGGTGATGCAAGTTCATCAGGTGGCTCAGAGGCTGACGtatcagaggtcaaaggtcatacaTCAACTTCCAG TAAAATAGCCTCCAGCAGGAATGGGTCAGTGGCCAGTCTTACCAAGCCTCGAAGcgtttccatggaaacatgA